Within Cyprinus carpio isolate SPL01 chromosome A7, ASM1834038v1, whole genome shotgun sequence, the genomic segment ACGGAGAGAGACCTTCCTGAGAGTGTAGATGGTTAAGGAATATTtggtacaaataaacaaacaaacaaataaatacatgaaatatatacTACCGGTCAAAAGGTTTGgggcagtaattttttttttttaattattattaattttaaagtaagtctctcatgctcaccaaggctatttAATCGAAAATACTGggaaaactgtaatactgtgaaatgttattgtaattaataataactgttttctattttaatatattttaacatttattttaaataaaatgttatttattgctgtCATGATATGGCTTAATGTTTAGCAGAAATTAattcaatcttcagtgtcacatgatcatcatcattctaatatactgatttgctgctcaagaaacatttcttatcatgctgcttaatattttttgtggaaaccatgatatgtttttctttaggattccttgatgaatagaaaattcaaaagaacggcatttatttaaaatattgaatgacattataaatgtcttcactgtcaatttaatacatccttatttatttctttttaaaaaaatctaactgaccccaaatttttgcacagtagtgtacatatatttatatatatgtgtatctattttcatcatttttataaaagGATATTGACCCAGCAGCAAGATAGAGTGCTGCATCTCCTCCATCTACCACTCCTGCTCCGCCTCCTCTCATCCCCCCTTCCCTCGCTCTATCTGATGGAGGGGGTTCTAGCTGGCCCAGCAAAGGGAGGGGTGGGAACGCAGAGTTGTGTGAACGGAAGTCCATGAAAGACTCAGACAGGCAGTCCTTGTGAAGAGGCAAACTGGAGAGGGAGCGGGCAAAGAGATTCTGCATGGTGTAGTGAAGAAGGGGCAGGGGAACGGGGTTGTCTGGGGGATAGGAGGGCAGGAAGTGCTCTTTGCTCCTAGGGGGTAAAAGTGCCGGGAGAGGAGGCTGGGGTAGCGGAGTGAGGCTGGGATTTGCTTGAGGGAGGAGGAGGTCCTTGGGCACACTCTGAGCAATAGGGGCCCTCTTATCCTGAGGACTCTTTGTGAGAAGTGGCAATGCTTCCACCTGCTCTGCCGGATGGGGCCTCGGCCTCTGGTCTGGGTTTAGATCCAACGTCATGCTGGTTTCTTGGGGAACACTGGTCATTGTGACTGCTGAGGGGTCGGTTTCGGCATAGAGACGGACAACTCTGTCGATAACTTGAGCCACAACATTTGCCAGCTCCTGTTTTAGAGCTTGAGCAAACTTCTGACCTCCTTCTGCGCTCTCCCACTCACCTCTGATCAGGCTGCATCCCAGCCACACTTGATCACCATTTAACTCCAAATCCAGGTCCACGGACGTCTCTGGAAATATCCCAACATTGCCATTGGTTTCATTGGGTTTCTTAGACGAACAGCGCGGAGGAGAAAAACCACTGCCAATGAGCGGATCATCGCTGTCGGAAAACATCTCCGCAACCTCATCGAGATTGATCGGCCCGTTCTCTTGTTCTTCCTCTCCTCCTTTCTCGTCATCCGCCTGCCCTCCATACACTTTCCACACCTTGCGTTGGAGTTCTAGAAGTTTCCCTCTGGTTTCCTCCAGCTGAAGCTTCAGTTCTTGCCGCTGTCGCTTCCTACCTTCCCTGCTTTCCCTCCTCTTCCCTTGTTCTGCTCCCCTCTTCTCGTCCATTCTAACCGAAGCAGTACTCTTCCTCCCCCTCTTGCCTTCTTTCCTCATTTCTTCTTCGCTTCTAGCTGCCGAGTCCATCCTGAGTCTCCTGACTCTAGCAAAATCCTGCCCCCAGTCTCCAGGCTCAGGAGCCGAACCTTGTCCCCGTTCTCCCGGACAGCGCTGCAATGATGGCGTAGCCCCAACGGCAAACTCTCTCTTCCCAAACACATCCTCCTCACTTACATCATCATCTACCAGAAGCCCAGGGAACAAGCCCTGACGCTGTCGGAAACTACCCCACCTTTGGGACACGCTGTTGGGGTGCATGAGAGGGGAGAAGAGCGGGTGGGAAGACAGGTTGCCTGGGGAAAATCGGTGGTTTGAGGGGTTGGAATCTGGCAGGCTTCGATACAGTTCGAAGGGACACATCTGGGAGGGCTGCTGATGAAATCGATCCGAAGGGGAATCCATTGCCCCCTTTTCCGTTCTAATCTGGTTTCAGGATCTTTAAAGAGAGCACAATTTGCTAAAAAATTAATGCATAACAGCAGACAAAAAATGCAGCTATTTGGATCGGTTTAAAAATTGTTCATAATCCTCTCATTGTTATCGGCATCATCATCacctctttttttcctctctgcatGTGTGCGTTATCTATCCGCTGACAGCTGTACCCTGTGTTTGTTCAGACTGTTGACTCTATTGCTCTCttccttctttttctctctctccctctcccacaCATACTCAGCACAACACAAATATACGGATGGCGagacagtaaatattttaatgagattACCATAGTCCCAAAGCTCTAAATCtgaatttttactttattcataCCTTGTAGTACTAAATAGTTTTgtttatagacagacagacagacggatagatagatagatagatagatagatagatagatagatagatagatagataaaacctCATTTATCCTAAAATCAGATTAATAGAAATTACTCTCCTAAATGGACGTTTATGCCTTTTCCTCATTGGCACAAATGCCACAGATGTCATCAGATTACTGCTCGAATATAAAGCCGTTTAACTGCCATGAAAAAAAGTAGCAGATGGAAGGACAACACCCTCATGGATAAATTATAGAAACTGATTTGCGTTAATTACTGACACACGAACCAACTCGCCGTGAATAATATCGTAGAGTTCACATTAAACTTTTCTTCTCGTTATGAAGACGGATATATCGCTCCTGCTCGAATAGCGGTGCAGAGCGCCCGAGCGGACATTTGTAAACTCTGTGCGCGCGCCTCACAGACTCATTAACAGATAATAATGAGGCGCATTTGACAAGGACAAACAAATACGCAGATGTCCCAAAAGGTAAAaaaggaattttttaaaaatctaaaaacttacaaaatattcAGTCTGAAAGCATCCCCCGGTCCGTCGCTTTCTTGTCGTGTTATATTTCGGTCTTGTCGAGGTGTCCACTGGTCACCGGCAGCATCAGCGTTAAAAGCGACACCGAgtttcctgttattgctgtcgcTCCTGTCTCGCGCTGTCCATCTCTCATCCTCGCGCACTCTATCGCGTGGTGATCAGCCAGTAGGCGTTGAGGCGTGAGGGAGGGATGTCCGCTGCTCCGTTGCGcgcgcgcgcacgcacgcacgcacgcacgcacacacacacacacacacacacacagagacagagttcACTGTTCCTCTCTCACTttcactctcacactctccacGTGGGGCAACTACTTGGTTATGAGCGTCCACCAATCAAAAACGACTTGATTTACCAAAATAATCTGAAGTACATATAAGGTAATTTTACCATGGTGACCTTTTTTCCCCTGACAAAATTACTACAGTTAttgctaatattttaaattaattattaattagtgaTATATCTCATTCAAGCAATGTAAGAAGCTTTCTGCTTCATCTGAAGTCATAAATCAAATGgataaatcataaaacaaatgGAATTGTTATTATGATTGAAAGTGATACTTAAAAGAGAGAATTTTCTTAGAGCAGAACACACAATAGATCTATATCTTTTCTGATACATATAGCTCGCCACAGGACTACAATGTTCCCAATAGGATAAAATGTCTATCTATTACACTACCgcttcaaagtttggggtcagtgatcatattttattcatcaaggacacactAAAGTAGCAGTAAATATTTTGCTACAAaacattctatttaaaataaatgctattctttttgaTTTTCTATTAATCAGAGAATCCTGATCCTTAAAAAAATTGGGCAGCACAACACAGCACAGTTTTCAATAtcgataataataaatgtttcttgagcaacaaatcagcatactaaggtgatttctgaaggatcatgtgacactgaagactggagtaatgatgctgaaaattcagctttgcatcagaagaataaatgatcttttaaaaatattaaaataggaatcagttattttgaaattatttcacACTATTAATGTTTTCACTGTACTTTTGAGTAAACAAATGTAACCTTGGTGCACAtatagagacttctttcaaaaacattaataaatcttaccAAGCCAAACTTTTTATCGGTAGTGTATATAACAAGAAATGTAAAGAAAATCTTTCATAATTTAAACCCTCttatagctattttaaatgtttactaaGATATTATTACAATAGTAGGTTTCCGATAAAGATCATGCAAAATTCCATAGGactctaaaaaaaaagaatttgtttaTCTTGTAGGGACATATTTGGTAATGGGATGATTCCTTTTTCACTGGAATGCTTTAGGAGAGGttctaaataataatagaattctAATAGGAAATGTACAcattcttttttaatgtattttttttacattttctttttattgacaATTATGACTTATGCTACATAAGAGCTAGATCATAACAACACTGAGTTTAGTATGATGGAAACCTATGATTACAGTTTTTGTCAGGAAGCCTGAATAAACTTCTGACTTAGAATTGAGTGTTTTGAGAGATTATGAATATCTACCAGCGTGCATAAAATGATGTTAGTAGATAATTGGCtgatacataatatacacaatatttCAGAACTAAAGggtctgttttttgttgttctaaatgaactttttttgatTACGTATTCCCCCAAACATGTGCCCTATGAGGCTGTATGCCAAGGCCAGAATGAAAAAGCAGCAACAGAGCTCTTTATAATCAGAGACTCCTCCACCCCTCAATGTGTGAAAGCTGATTATCGGTCCCTTCACTCCTCTTCATAGCAccccttctctctctttcattgttTCCATCACTCCCTCTCTCCCCCACTTCACTGAAATACCCCTCAACCAACCAAACTGTTCACAATAACCCTGTTGTTATGGAAACAAGAAATGTAACACAAAGCCTTATTAATAAAAGGTGCTTGTGACTATAGAGCGATCCAAGTGTAattgaaaacataaatattgGATAAATACAGTACAGACAGGACATTAACACATCCTGCATACTTTGACAAGTGGCATTAATGCTAACGGATTCCTgtctgtttcatttcatttctttgtaaaaacTGTGCAATGCAGGTGTTAAATGCCTTGCTAAATTCCTTATCCGTTAATACAGTCCATTTGCActgtaaacatacacacaccttTTGTAAGGTCAGGCCAAAAGGCTTTTGAACTACATTAGCAACTCACACTGAATCCTTTGAACTGGAGCCAAATGACTGACagcaaacaatattaaaatgcatgAGCAATTCTAACAAAGAGCTATGAAATACACCAAAGGGACGCAGCCATTTGCGagcagtgttttaaaaatgccaCACGAATGTCGATCCTTTCAAATGGTGGGAGACATatcaaaatgtctcatttgaatGAGTCACGATCAAACATATTGCATTATGAGTTGGTAATATGCACGGAATGAAAATGTGGTTTCcagcagggagagagagaaagagaaagcaggAGTGGAGATAGACGTTTGAGGGGGTCGATGGACAGGCAAAGTGTTTGCCCATTGGCCGCCTCTGAGGGAAAGTGTGTATGAGAGAAAAGAGCACTCACACATTCAGCCTTGGGCAAGGTGACTGAGGAGAGACAGTGAGTGACAACTGCAGTTGAACTAGAGGATATTTAAACTGAAGGGACAGAATAATGAATCGAGTCCTCAGGAATTAGTACCATATAGATGTAAAAACACCAAAGAAGACACATCCACACAATGCAGGATGTGAGAGTGTTTAAGAGGATATTTTCTATAGATGCATACATCAGCCAGGCTGATCAAATGGGAGATATTTTGACATTAGCAGACAATAACTGTGCAGAATGACTGAGAAATGCTCATTTTACTAGTGTCAGTAtgggaaaaaaatcactttatgCACATGATTATGCATatcatgttttcaaaaatatctttagcGACCTTTGCAACAAGGTTTAGcctgttaacattaataaatgaatttggCATCATAATTTCACttctgcaatacttttttttccttcacttttTCCTTCtgcaatatttcatgtttaattcaatgtgttacttgacatttctttgttaatttctgagtgaaaagtgtttcaaagccatttttcagtgtactgtaacaaaaaaaaaaaatatatatatatataggcctatatattttaaCAGCGTTTGTATAtaagtttaaatctaaattatatttgtttgaggttgtcaggatttttttaatgtttttgaaagaaatctcttatgctctccaaggctgcatttatttgatacaattaataaataaataaaagtaatattatacaaaaaacaaaaaagcaaaaacagaaatattattcaaatttaaaagaacggttttatatttttacatattttaaaatgtaatttattcctgtgatggtaaagcatCATTACTCTCATGATCTtcaatcattctaacatgctgatttggtgcttaataaatatgttttactgttatcaatgttgaaaacaaaagaacagcatttatttgaaatagaataattAGTAACGTCATAAATATTTCACCGTCACAATACTGGATGCTGAATGCAGTCGAGCCACTGTTTCAGCAGCTTTCTGATAAAACTGAAGCTCTGTTTCGAGTTTACGCCTCTGACCTTGAGCTTCACTAAACTGACTGCGGTAATGCACATCATTAAAACGgtgagtgtgtgcatgtcttCAATGGATTGTCCTTGTCCTCTCAGCACCGCAAACATATTCTTTGATCTTTGACCGAAATGACTCTCACAATGCGGTGGAGAACCTCAGGAACACAATCAAATGCACCGACTCGCGCTCTCACAGATACCACAGACGTGAGAAAACGCGCTCGCGCACACACAATTTCACTCACTCTCCCTCTCAGTCGCTCCGCAGTACTCAGGTTGCAATTATCCTCTTTGGCTGGAGTGTTTTGATGGTATAATTGCCATGGACACTGAGGAGAGAGGGATTGGTGAGTGAGAGATAGAATGAGGGATggagagggggagagagggaCATCGAGAGCTGACACTCTCAGCATGCTAATGCCCAAACACACTCCATCTCCCCCCGGTTTCCTTTTTGTCACTctcttcatcacacacacacacacacacacacacacacacacacacacacacacacacaggtgcggTAACATCTCTCCATTCCACATTCTCCCCAGGCAGCTTAAAACAGCAAATACACAAGCCCGACgggagagcgagaaagagagagaaaacaacagTAGGAGGGAAAAGAGGGATATTTTCCATCCACTGACAATAGAGATGATCCACGCTCATCCTCTGCTCATCCCTTAGTTCTTTCTGctatgtaatctttttttttgtcctttatacTCGTTACTTCCCTTTTACCCCACTCCAGAAACAGAGCCAAAGTGCGCCCGACACACGATGGCTCTAAGACATGGTGATTTATCTGCGCTGATGTCTTGATCTAGTTCAGGCAAAACAGCGACACCTGGTGGTGTATTAAAGAAACTGCACCCAAActcattaaagtcaacatgatatGAAAACGGACCTATTCCTGGTCCTATTGTGCACGATTCATCAGTTTTGTCTTTAAGGGGCTTTTTTTGACATCACCTAGGCCATGCAAGCTGTTGGTTAATATCTAACAATATTCAAACAGCCATTTAGACGAATATTCCATATTCAAAAAGAACtgaatcaatttaattcattatgttaaagaatagttcactcaaaaatgaaaatctgctcaGAATGTACttgccatccaagatgcagatgagtttgtttgatttggagaaatttgctcaccagtggatcctctgcagtgaatgggtgccgtcagaatgagagtccaaacagctgagaaaatattactataatcCAGTAATTCATAGTACAACAATAATACAGTAATTCACATGATTCAAGTATACAAATtattgtcttgtgaagtgaaaagctgcatgtttgaaagaaacaaatccatcaagatgtttttaatctttaaactagccaaaataccagtccataatccaaaaTAACGCTTCCTTTAGTGAACAAGTCCATCGCCTGTTGTACTTTCACATcaaaaatccatatttatttaaaatggtttaagactgtttttgcttgtaaacagtgctcgATCAGTGCatatctctcctgattcagacaacttTTTCGAAAGCAAAGCATTAatatagaggacttgtattttagcagaaagcaacagtttgaagtcaaaatgtcttgatgatggatttgtttttagttttttttttttttacaaacatgcagctttcactagagtcgtgtggattgcgtgtggattattgttgtgttttatcagctgtttggactctcattctgacagcacccattcattgcaggggatccattagtgagcaagtgatgcaatgctaaatccaaatcttcaaatctgttctgatgaagaaacaaactcatctacatggcTGGAGGATAAGtacatttttagctatttttattcatttattttggtgaatGATGTGACTTCTGTAACAGTAACTATTCCGTTACAGTTCCAACTTGTATTGTACCTGTAACTTTTCCTTAAGCTACTGTTGTATGAGCATGCAGCAATTTAATGCCAGCTAATGCTAATGCAATAAAAGCTACAGCAATAAAAGCCAATAATGACAGCctccccaaaaaagaaaaacacaatttcagGAGTGGAGTAGCATTTTACAATCGACTGTAAACTCTGAAATGAAACGCCcaccatccaatcaattcccagtGGATGGAATCAAACCCCTTCCCTACATTTTGAATACACACTCTCACTGAACATCCTGTTCCATAATGAAATGTCACATTACGGAAGTAAAATAGTTCACAAATGCCATTCCATGTTGATaacaataattcatattttaaataacttatttacaAAACAGGCAGAATTCATTGAAAAGGCAATGTCTTCATTTAAACAGTCATTTACATAACATAACAGCTTCATACACACAGCAGATCAACCACTAGATTATTAAAAGACATTTCCAGTGCCTTAGGATCAGAAAATGTATCAGATTATCAagttaaaatagtgtaaaatgaagtaaaaatctGTTGTGGTGGTCTTACATTACAGGGAGTATAGTACTGTTGGACAGATCCTACAAATGTAACTGAGTAAG encodes:
- the prox3 gene encoding prospero homeobox 3, translating into MDSPSDRFHQQPSQMCPFELYRSLPDSNPSNHRFSPGNLSSHPLFSPLMHPNSVSQRWGSFRQRQGLFPGLLVDDDVSEEDVFGKREFAVGATPSLQRCPGERGQGSAPEPGDWGQDFARVRRLRMDSAARSEEEMRKEGKRGRKSTASVRMDEKRGAEQGKRRESREGRKRQRQELKLQLEETRGKLLELQRKVWKVYGGQADDEKGGEEEQENGPINLDEVAEMFSDSDDPLIGSGFSPPRCSSKKPNETNGNVGIFPETSVDLDLELNGDQVWLGCSLIRGEWESAEGGQKFAQALKQELANVVAQVIDRVVRLYAETDPSAVTMTSVPQETSMTLDLNPDQRPRPHPAEQVEALPLLTKSPQDKRAPIAQSVPKDLLLPQANPSLTPLPQPPLPALLPPRSKEHFLPSYPPDNPVPLPLLHYTMQNLFARSLSSLPLHKDCLSESFMDFRSHNSAFPPLPLLGQLEPPPSDRAREGGMRGGGAGVVDGGDAALYLAAGSSQEGLSPCHLKKAKLMFFYTRYPSSSTLKTYFPDVKFNRCVTSQLIKWFSNFREFFYIQMERFARQAAREGLASARERALRLGRDTELYRILNMHYNKSNDYQVPERFVEISEVALREFFTAIQSGRDADPCWKKAIYKIICKLDSPVPDSFRLPGCPTDTYRMG